The proteins below come from a single Dehalococcoidia bacterium genomic window:
- a CDS encoding putative toxin-antitoxin system toxin component, PIN family — translation MRVVLDTNVIISGLNFPGNERLVLELALRGRFELYLTEFILEEVAGVLGRKFNWTGDRIQQALRTLSDTGQMVEPPRLPEVIEGGHADNRILECAAEASADYLVTGDRRHLLPLEEYRGTRIVNAPRFLSSLEAS, via the coding sequence ATGAGAGTCGTCCTGGACACCAACGTCATCATCTCCGGCTTGAACTTCCCGGGTAACGAAAGGCTGGTTCTCGAACTGGCGCTCCGCGGACGATTTGAGCTCTATCTGACTGAGTTCATTCTGGAGGAGGTGGCCGGGGTCCTTGGGCGGAAGTTCAACTGGACTGGCGACCGCATACAACAGGCACTGCGAACATTGAGTGATACAGGCCAGATGGTCGAACCTCCGCGGCTCCCAGAGGTGATCGAAGGCGGACACGCCGACAACCGTATCCTGGAGTGCGCTGCGGAGGCCTCGGCTGACTACCTCGTGACCGGAGATCGCCGGCATCTGCTGCCGCTGGAGGAGTATCGGGGCACGAGAATCGTCAACGCCCCCCGATTCCTTTCATCTCTGGAGGCGAGTTGA